One window from the genome of Oncorhynchus gorbuscha isolate QuinsamMale2020 ecotype Even-year unplaced genomic scaffold, OgorEven_v1.0 Un_scaffold_1846, whole genome shotgun sequence encodes:
- the LOC124024422 gene encoding metalloproteinase inhibitor 2-like isoform X2 — protein MTVHPQRAFCNADVVIRAKVVGVKAVSRNTNYDVKQIEMFKGPYQDIHVISTGGPCRAFLEINKEYLFTGRLNTDGTVHVIMCDFIQPWGALSDTQMRSLTLRYQSGCDCTIIRCTSLPCPISTSDECLWMDIGQSGPWDNYIACIKGDDGSCAW, from the exons TGATCAGGGCAAAGGTGGTTGGCGTGAAAGCTGTGTCTCGTAACACCAACTATGACGTCAAACAGATCGAG ATGTTCAAAGGTCCTTACCAGGATATCCACGTCATCTCCACTGGAGGCCCGTGTCGCGCTTTTCTGGAAATCAACAAGGAGTATCTCTTCACAG GCAGGCTGAATACTGATGGAACAGTGCATGTAATAATGTGTGACTTCATTCAGCCCTGGGGTGCTTTGAGTGACACACAAATGAGGAGCTTGACTCTGCGCTACCAAAGCGGCTGTGATTGCACG ATCATCCGCTGCACTTCCCTTCCCTGTCCAATCAGCACCTCAGATGAGTGCCTGTGGATGGACATTGGCCAAAGCGGACCCTGGGACAATTACATTGCCTGTATCAAGGGGGATGATGGATCCTGTGCCTGGTAA